The genome window GGGGGTAGGAGAGTGCGAGTGATGAGCCGGACGAAGAAGGCCACCCCGGGTCGGATCCTTTTCGTGGGCGCCGGTCCCGGTGACCCCGACCTGTTGACTATCCGAGCGCGCAGCGTGTTGACCAATGCGACAGTCGCATTCATCGATCCCGACGTGCCGTCCGGGGTGGTGTCGCTGATCGGGGCCGTGCACCGGGCCGAGGCCGCGCCGACGCCGCGCCGCGCGAAGGCCGCGGAGTCCGAAGCCGTCGAGGCGGAGACCGTCGACGAGGCGGTCGAGGACCCGGTCGACGTGCACCCGGCGCTCGGTGATCCCGCCGACGTCGCCAAGACCCTCGTGACCACCGCGAAGACCGGGGTCGACGTGGTTCGCGTCGTCGCCGGCGATCCGCTGACCTCCAATGCGGTGCTGGCCGAGGTGACCGCCGTCGCGCGCACCGTCGTGCAGTTCGAAGTCTTGCCGGGCCTGCCCGCCGCCGCGGTCGTCCCCAGCTACGCGGGGATGCCGCTGGGCTCGGGCTACACCGTCGCCGACATGCGCGGCGACGTCGACTGGGCCGGCCTGGCCGCCGCGCCGGCGCCGCTGGTCCTGCACGGCACGGCCAGCCACCTCGCCCAGGTGGCGGCCTCGCTGATCGCCCACGGGCTCGCGGCCACCACCCCGATTGCCATCACCATCAACGGCACCACCTGCGCCCAGCGGACCATCGAGGCCACCCTGGAGACCGCGGCGGAGAAGGGCGGCGAACTCGCCGGTCCGCTGCTGCTCACCATCGGCAAGGTCGTCGCTCAGCGCGGCAAGCTGTCCTGGTGGGAGTCGCGGGCGCTGTACGGCTGGACCGTCCTGGTGCCGCGCACCAAGGAGCAGGCCGCCGACATGAGCGAGCGCCTCGTCGGGCACGGCGCCATCCCCAAGGAGGTGCCGACCATCGCCGTCGAGCCGCCGCGCTCGCCCGCCCAGATGGAGCGGGCCGTCAAGGGCCTGGTGGAT of Gordonia crocea contains these proteins:
- a CDS encoding uroporphyrinogen-III synthase, which codes for MSRTKKATPGRILFVGAGPGDPDLLTIRARSVLTNATVAFIDPDVPSGVVSLIGAVHRAEAAPTPRRAKAAESEAVEAETVDEAVEDPVDVHPALGDPADVAKTLVTTAKTGVDVVRVVAGDPLTSNAVLAEVTAVARTVVQFEVLPGLPAAAVVPSYAGMPLGSGYTVADMRGDVDWAGLAAAPAPLVLHGTASHLAQVAASLIAHGLAATTPIAITINGTTCAQRTIEATLETAAEKGGELAGPLLLTIGKVVAQRGKLSWWESRALYGWTVLVPRTKEQAADMSERLVGHGAIPKEVPTIAVEPPRSPAQMERAVKGLVDGRYQWVVFTSTNSVRAVWEKFAEFGLDARAFSGVKIACVGEATADKVRTFGIEPELVPSGEQSSLGLLEDFPPYDEVFDPVNRVLLPRADIATETLAEGLRERGWEIDDVTAYRTVRAAPPPAETREMIKTGGFDAVCFTSSSTVRNLVGIAGKPHARTIVACIGPKTAETAIEFGLRVDVRPETASIPDLVEALAAHAARLRAEGALPPPRKKSRRSRS